The Silene latifolia isolate original U9 population chromosome X, ASM4854445v1, whole genome shotgun sequence genome contains the following window.
TTTAGCAATTATCATTACTAGTTCTAGGAGTCTGTGAGGCATTGCGAACTGAGGTGGGCCATCATTGGTGCTTGAGTCTATGAAATTTCCCCACATGATCAGACAATCTTTTTGAATAAGTTATGCAGCTTGTTCGCGTGTCACACAAAACAACCTGTTTTTCGTGGGAAAGAATATAAATCAGCTTTTCATTGTATGGGTGTACCCCAATGTCCTTGGCGTCAACGTAACTTGGGAGAGGAGAGTTAGGGTGGGACTTGGGGTGGAGGATTGTGTTTGGTGGTGGTTGGGTGGGTGATTGTAGCTCTTAAATTGCCGGAATATAAAAATAGTGTGAATTTGGACATAATCTCAAACGTTCGGGGTTAAATTGCACATATGGAAACATTTGGAGGCAATTTGCACATAGCCTCAAACGTTTGGGGACAATTTGCTATTTTCTAAGAAAAACTTGCAAGAAACAGTCTCTTACTGAAGTTACGTATTACTCCAGTTGATATGATTTTTATAACCCCTTTATCATTGGTGATGGTTCAAATCGACTTTTTTATTTGGCACATTTTTTCATAATAAGCGTAATTTTTAATATAAATCGTGATCATTTTTATCGGTAAACCATTTCACATTGCATGTAATATGATTTTTATAACCCCTTTATCATTAATATCATTAATGGTGGTTCAAATCGACTTTTTTATTTGGCACATTTTTCCACAATAAGCGTATTTTCTAATATAAACCGTGATCATTTTTATCGGTAAGCTATTTCACATTACACGTAATACGATTTTTATAACTCCTTTATCATTGATGGTGGTTCAAATCGACTTTTTTATTTGGCACATTTTTTCATAATAAGCGTATTTTTTAATATAAATCGTGACCATTTTTATCGGTAAACTATTTGACATTACACGTAACTATTTTACTATACTTGAGATACCCTTTTATTTCAAAACTAATATGGATCTTGCGCAtgcatgcgcggtatttatagatcTTTTAGTTTATAAataatgtattatttatagatttgAAATTGAcatattattaatttttcatatttcaatATGAGtataaaaaattgaaatggaaaactaataaaaagaATTGAGCAAAGCCataaaatgtgtattttaatgaaatttttTACCAATAAACTAATGGTGctaatttataaattttctcaaataaTTTTAAAGGTTTTTTTTTGTCAGAAAATTAATAATGtcagttcataatttttttaatacGAATTAAGTACgtggtattttttttttataccAAACTAATAATATCAATTTATCGGGTTTTCGAATTTTTAGATTTataccaattttattttattttaattaaaagattataatttagttaaaaaaaaaaaagataataatGGTATATCTTAATTAAAAGATATCAtttattaaaaattaaaaatagagTCTTATTGTTTCTTTATTTAGCTAGATTTCATTTGGAGGAAAAACTATTGAAAagttattctcttagtagtaggggattATAAAATGATAATTCAACTTAGTGCGAAATCGTCTCCCTACGGCCGCAGCCGCGAATCTGTAGATCCAATCAAAGTTTATTATGAATCCTGAGCCCAATTGCCGCCAAATTCCGAGTTTACGGTTTACCCACCGAAATTAATACTCCAGTTGCagttcttcatcttcatcttctccCTAAAGAAGTTCCTTCTCAAACCCTAATCCTCTCAGATTTAAATCGTAATAATTACAAAATCAGTTGCCAAACAAGAAGATGGTTTGGTTTGATAATACTCTCTTCGTCGTTGATTGTGCTCAATGTTGTGCGCTTAATTCCATTGATTTAAATTCCTACAAACAAGCTATAATTTAAGGTAAATTTCATCTTACGACTAATAATTCTTCTTGAATTCATTGTTGGTTTGGTTTGATAAAAACCAGGAATAAGatttatattattgttttctGGCATTACAGGAAATTATGGCAGAGGATCAAACTTGCATCGTCCAATTGTTGCTGTCTAATTGCCCGACCTACGGAACTCGCAATTCGATTACCATTTTTCACATCAGCAGTCAGTCAGTTTAAACGGTAGCTGCTTCTCGTCATATATCTTTGCTGACTGTTTTAGTTACATGCCTAATTGTGAACTGTGTAGTTCCACCAAATGACTATGTTATGTTACTTCTGACTATCATTGCTTGTTGGACCGTGTGAATCCATTTTATCCGACATAGTACTCCCTAcgttccaatcatttgtttacctttgattaaaatacccctcacaaagactaaaaatggtaaacaaatgatcgagacaAAGGGAGTAGTAACTTCTGAATAGAATTGTGCACTCAAAATGGTACTGTGAAATGCCTGCATTGCTATTTACATGATTTCTTCATGCACACTGTTTCGAAGCAATTGACCATTACAATCAAGTTATAGGAATAACTTCAACCACTAGCTTTTATATACACATGATTCATGCCAAAAGaacttcacaaattctcatttgtaacgGAGAAATATGAGTTGCGACGaccattttatggtaaaatgtCACCATCATCTGATAAATAATAATTTATGGATGGTtacttttaatcataaaatggtcacatttccTCCATCACAATTTGTGACCCGTCACAAGAGAAACCAACTGAATGAACTTTTAGTAATTATTTGATTTTGCTAGTTCACACTTCACTCTTTGCGGTTTCCTCCTTCCCTAGATATTCTTAATTGCTATGACAAATTATGGAACTATATTGGATGAGATGGAGTCTAGGAGAAGAATCCAATCCTCTTCGTTCACATCACGTGCCATTTGAGTCCATTTTATATCTGTAGAGTAGTCTGACTTTTCGAGTTCATTGTTCCTTGCAAATCGGCCTCTAACTCTTGGCCTGCTATCAGCTAATGTCTTCCTACAAGTATACTGATCCCCAATCACAGTACAGTATTGTGTTAATTTTTTATTCAGTAAGTTACTTGAATGATATAACAGATATAATCTTTTTATCAAGTTGCAAAATTACCTCGTAAGTATAGACTGACCTGAATTTTTTTGCTGAAGTTCCTTTGGCTTCTCTTGCTGCGATACCTTTCAATCCTTTGCTTTTTCTCGGTAGGACTATATCGACATGGCTTCGTCataccttcaataataatgctCGTGGTTTCGTTTGCCAGGGGACTTGCGTCATGGTGGTAATGCTGATGTGGCATCTTAACTCCCTGTCAAGATAAGATCAACAGTGTCGTCAGTATGAAGGTACATCATTTAATAGAGTTCACGTTTGAGTTTCTTTTATACATTGTTCCCCCTTGAGTCAGAATATAATAGTTACATTCCCTCCCCACTAGGTGTATCTTCAGAATGGAGTTTGTTACGGAAGTAGTTAAGTAGAGATTGAGAAATTTTTTTCTTGATTTTACCAAGTATAGAAATTTCCAATTATGTTGGAAATGACCCGAAAACTGGCGACAATATTAATGAGATGGAGGGACTATCCGACCGTTGGAAGAGTTACCTGATCTAGATCAAATGTACTAGACACTCGTCTCATGGATCCCAAATTCAGGTTTGAAATGCTTATATGAGGATCTGAAACAGGTGTGTAGATCTCTTTTTTGTGGAGGGAGTAACTACTTAGGCTTCTCTTAAACAACGTCCTAGTGGAATTAAGTGGATGACTACTGGTACAGCTTAAAGGCGAACTTGGTGAACCTATATAACTACCACCAGTACTAGTACTACCGTTACCATTCTCAGCCATTCCAGTCTCGTCAACAGAGTCAAATTCACATGCAAGAGACTCCCTGAATAGTTGTGATAAATTGGAAGATTCAAACTGGCCAAACGAACCAGATGAATGCTCGTATAAATTGTACATGGCTCTTTAAGGCGTTGTGGTTATggaaagtaaataaatgaaatcaATTGGGAATGAAGTGAGAATAGACTTTGATGCTCTCTTTGCTAACTTATATAAATGAGAAGGTAATTAGGAGTTTTGTTGAACAGAGGGCTGAATAGTTGACTCATTTCCTACGATGTCTCTGTCTATATAGGGCTCTACCATTGCTCTCCTATTTTTTCCCACCCCACAAAGAAAAGGTTAGTAGCCTTTCTTTTTCTTTGCATCAGATGCAGCATTGTCTCAATCCATGTGATTGAACATTGAAGTGACTTTAATATTCTCTAATCGCACTATGGTACACGGTCTGTATGGAGGGCATACGGTATGTGAGGTTAGGGTTTTATACAAAAAAAGTAAATGAAatgttgattaattaattaatactttagtagtagtagtagtagtagtagtagtagtagtagtagtagtagtagtagagcTTGTTATTGATACTAGTGTCACCTGTAATATAGGAAAATAAAATCCCATGTATGGATGATTGATATCTGAATGTATCACTATAAATTTCCTCTGTTTTTGAACTCCCATTAACTCGTGAAAACTACCCTCAGTACAAGTTGAGCCCTTAGAAAATAAAGATTGCTCAAAAGAAGGGAAGAGTAAATTTTATGAGAGTAAAAGACGAAGTCCACTTATTCAGAGGTCTTAAGTCTGGAACTTTGAGAATGGAGTCGTGATATTACTTATGAGGGGATAGCTTTACTGCTTTTGTGATACTAGAAACTTTAGTTTAAGCAAATAGGATACTGAAAAGAATTGCTATATCAACGATTTCATGGGCAGAAGTCAGAACAGTGAGTTATTCGGTAAAACAATAAACTTGCTACGGGAAGTAACTAGGACCTCGTTGTATTACTGCAGTAGTAATCCTCCCGTCTCCCATGCCACTTTTTGAGGGATAGAATGGCACCTTGTGGGATATGTATATGAGACTACATGAGGTAATGGTATTGTCATTTTTATTGGAGCTAAAACACTTGATTTAGTAtctaggcaaaaaaaaaaaaaaatttgatttaatatatCATTATTGTTGTAGAGGCTTTTGCATAAGGGAAGGTATTTTATCGAGGTGATCACTAGGAGTTCCGAAATTAATCATTAAAGAGATTGTTTGTATGTTATCGGCATTATTCATGATGCTTTGCAGATGGCTTGGGATATATATCGAGTTTGGTGGAGACATAAAACTAGACTTCCGATATTTCAAGGTAGTAGTAGTCGAGTCATGAGTGAGCACTGTCTCTGTTAGGCTAATGAAATCTCTGTCAAATTTTGGATATTCCTATTACATTTACAACTATATATTTACTGGTTGTCTCCCTATTGTTTGAAGGCCGTGAAAGAAGCCTCAAAAGGCCCCAACCTCTCTTCTACTAAATTGCGCATTGCATTAAAAAAAAGTCATATTACACAAACCAAAGTAATTGTAGCCTTGTAGGTAGGATGAAGTGATGAACGATGAGACCCTGTATCTTAAACTCAAACTCCCTCAATTTAGAGGTTTCAAAGAATTGTAATGTAAAATCTTTAATTAATGAAATGTTCGCCTCCTTATATTCAGGATTGGCAATTTGAATTTTGTATGGCTTTAAACCAACTGAAGATACGCATGAATGAATTTCTTCAGTTTGGAGAACTTTGAGCAGAACTTGGCCTAGTTGTTAATGGGTTGAATGATGCTATAAACGTGCGGCGCCTCAAGGAAAAtatgaattttttttataaatttgtCTAATTAgcgtgccttttttttttttttttttttttttttgggtacaaGAGAGGGATAGGCATCCTGAAAAGCGAAGCTAACTAGAAATTGAAACTTCAGTAGCATTCTCGCGGAGGATGGCGCATAGCTCAGGCCGAGGAGAGTCGAGATGGATAGATCGAATATGTTCCGAAAATCAGCTTGCTAAGTGAAATGAAGACTAACATGCATGAGAATAAGGAGAGTATGTATGCCCTTTTAGTAGAAAGGGATAGTGGGGAAGCTATATGGCATCTTAGAAAGTGGGTCACTGGGTCCATCAATTTGATCACTATCACTGTAAGATTGAAAACGGGCACCTAAACCTTAAAGTATATAGTGCTGACTGCTGAACAGTGGAAAATGGAAATGATTTGCTACTTGGACTTGTAGCACAATAGAGTATACGTACATGAGAGTAGTCACTAGTCAGTAGAGCTTACTAACCTGAGACGACTCTTAACTTGAGACGGACTTGACATAAGATTAGCGTTTTAGCTAAAAAATTCGCGAACTATTGTTGCAAATGGTTGATATAGGTGACACGAAATAATTTGGGTTAGATTCGAGTTGAAAAATGAAGATGCAAGAGTATATAGTTTTCTGTGTGTGTGTGTTGACAGAAACTACAGAATTTACTTGGACAACGTTCCATCAGTTGGTTGGGCAATTGCTGGTTGAGCACCAATTGAAAACCAACAAACCCTTGCATGCATCTTCGGCCAATAAGCATGTCCATATACAAAATTTACTTTGCCACCAAATGAATTGTATTGCCTTCccttgtgttgtcactttcactaAAATTTCCTCCTAATTGTCATTCAAACAATTTGATTTGGTTTGTCCACTTAGTCATGACATTCTATAGTTGATACAATGATGTTTCTAAGAATTCTTATGTTATTTCTTGTCAATGATTTTCATAGCGGTTAGATCTGAAAATGATTTGAGAACATTGTGGATTCGTAATTCAACGTACCTTTTATTACAAGCGAAGAAGTTAGTATTTAGATCCTACAATAATAACAATTTGTCTTGTGTAGGGTGGTTTTACATAAGGATATTGTAAAACGGATCCAAAATAGAAAGGGGACAAAAGTAACATTGTCTAACATGTACAATCCTCATAATAAACTGCTTACAATTTTCATATTAACCACTTACTGAAGATATCTTTCATTTATTTCCCAAAACAATATTATAGTAATTTATAATGTAGATTGGTAGAAGAGTTACCGAAGTTCATAGTCATGAGGCTAATTATTAGTTAAATGTTAGGCTTTGAGATGTTAAGCATCACATTTGGGTGTGATTCTATTTTTGCTATAGCTATTTTTACTGTGAAAAGCATTGTTCATCCCTAGTTACATGGAATAGACATGTGCAAATTTTTTCACCCCTGTAACATGGTTACTGAATACTTCCCCTGTTCCCCACCTCTGACACACAGCTTTAGGTAGTGTCAACAATGGAAATGAAGTAGTAGAAGCACAACTCGACACTCTACTGTAGCCTCCACCGTATCCCTACGATTGTAGGAATGTCCTAAGTTGAATTATGGGGTATCTATGCAACCTTAACAGCCACATAGCCATGGTGCGCAGTGGGACTGCACACTTTCTACTCTTCTAGAACTATCTTCTCTGGTGATGTAAATGCAGTCAAGTATAGTTATGGATGTGGCCTGATTGTGGCCCGCAAGTCCAATATTTCCCCCCACCCCACAGTATTTTGTGTGATTCTACGTCTAAATCAAGACCGGCTCAGTGACTCAAAATTAATGAAATGACTAATATTGCAGATTGCAGTAGTGAAGATTGCGGTTTGCGGAATGCAGATTGCAGATTACATTAAAGGTCACTCTCTTCATTCTTCACTGACTTCCTT
Protein-coding sequences here:
- the LOC141622995 gene encoding uncharacterized protein LOC141622995 isoform X1, producing the protein MYNLYEHSSGSFGQFESSNLSQLFRESLACEFDSVDETGMAENGNGSTSTGGSYIGSPSSPLSCTSSHPLNSTRTLFKRSLSSYSLHKKEIYTPVSDPHISISNLNLGSMRRVSSTFDLDQGVKMPHQHYHHDASPLANETTSIIIEGMTKPCRYSPTEKKQRIERYRSKRSQRNFSKKIQYTCRKTLADSRPRVRGRFARNNELEKSDYSTDIKWTQMARDVNEEDWILLLDSISSNIVP
- the LOC141622995 gene encoding uncharacterized protein LOC141622995 isoform X3, with product MYNLYEHSSGSFGQFESSNLSQLFRESLACEFDSVDETGMAENGNGSTSTGGSYIGSPSSPLSCTSSHPLNSTRTLFKRSLSSYSLHKKEIYTPVSDPHISISNLNLGSMRRVSSTFDLDQGVKMPHQHYHHDASPLANETTSIIIEGMTKPCRYSPTEKKQRIERYRSKRSQRNFSKKIQEDIS
- the LOC141622995 gene encoding uncharacterized protein LOC141622995 isoform X2, coding for MYNLYEHSSGSFGQFESSNLSQLFRESLACEFDSVDETGMAENGNGSTSTGGSYIGSPSSPLSCTSSHPLNSTRTLFKRSLSSYSLHKKEIYTPVSDPHISISNLNLGSMRRVSSTFDLDQGVKMPHQHYHHDASPLANETTSIIIEGMTKPCRYSPTEKKQRIERYRSKRSQRNFSKKIQVSLYLRVYL